A single window of Microplitis demolitor isolate Queensland-Clemson2020A chromosome 7, iyMicDemo2.1a, whole genome shotgun sequence DNA harbors:
- the LOC103571110 gene encoding uncharacterized protein LOC103571110 isoform X2: MINVVMSAFFVKNEPDDFYSTIKTWTILGLHWTQYIKNFKLCNEVQAVFFSFLSYAFLLLISCTLLAFATIVRKPNCALPWMYLQIISIADQITALVIHLTAYSNSNNTQTSPLYWHSSLSSVFLLLSTYFWMIVFSARESWLGNHIRTTVNFDNLNPTIEDNLPRDSNLPKTPSYLAQSATFFQPTSPDNLNSKANIV, from the exons ATGATCAATGTGGTTATGAGCgcattttttgttaaaaatgaacCAGATGATTTTTACTCGACAATCAAAACTTGGACTATATTAGGACTACACTGGACacagtatattaaaaattttaaattatgtaatgaag ttcaagctgttttttttagttttctaagTTACGcatttctattattaatatcttgtACATTACTCGCGTTCGCAACAATAGTa AGAAAACCAAACTGTGCGTTACCATGGATgtatttacaaattatcagTATAGCCGATCAAATAACAGCTTTGGTAATTCATTTAACAGCTTATTCGAATTCTAATAATACCCAGACATCACCTTTATACTGGCATTCTTCATTATCCAGTGTCTTTCTCT taCTATCAACTTACTTTTGGATGATTGTTTTCTCAGCTCGCGAAAGCTGGCTAGGAAATCATATTCGTACGACAGTTaattttgacaatttaaaTCCGACAATAGAAGATAATTTACCGCGTGATTCAAATTTACCAAAGACTCCGTCATATCTGGCACAAAGTGCAACGTTTTTTCAACCGACTTCTCCGGATAATCTTAACTCGAAAGCCAAcatagtataa
- the LOC103571109 gene encoding integrator complex subunit 10, giving the protein MFENHPITDNTMSKEDYLLLRAKEAMSTDIYAAKSWLITAKSLFPHSAKVQFEAYRIEKLSKNVKEAAKCFSDIFQNFSDSREIWEEIESITACLRSDKPDADCELLCQMFQHIPQELQHRLLIMTADHSEDTMEHCKLLLLLLRRFPQTIPTHGPRLVETLLTAEKHSHPGQAVNGFRHLLACDALPLLGGAPVELNPRLSLRLLCKAIEFYLAYIQQPLDSQIQQPWDRLFQVMDVMGTKLGWELASIFATPWNQEVYCERLQQYIKTHTNTLNDEPTIKQLSICTVVVLIRILNGHFSKIKNDDVPYCLVEAFTEPFPSTETKIKKRKREESPGIILTSDGEYDGQGLTSAVMLWDILHSTEYMQREIAKLSQQMHLETWINPFLTDVAMYKGLHHDLLTRFSQENTGSLAMHLRLASTYYCIKDYGAMLDYIVLIASSLPQVRGKVSNKLTISSLRHLHYLPLAELPILQYCCKLLLAGIKNKLTVVGDTGDWAIGNALVLMQIDWPQESNLLSTITERIQANKAFQYPLFLEYIINIDILEELTYLWTEHGGGISLDIAIGSEVLQNRRITTRGADKGVREEVKQAMRRQAARDSVDSITDLIQRFIVNEKVALLHSLMMK; this is encoded by the exons atgtttgaaaatcATCCAATTACAGACAATACGATGTCCAAAGAAGACTATTTATTATTGCGAGCTAAAGAAGCGATGTCTACTGATATTTATGCTGCTAAATCCTGGTTAATTACTGCTAAATCATTATTTCCACACAGTGCTAAAGTTCAG tttgaagcCTATCGTATTGAAAAATTGTCTAAAAATGTCAAAGAAGCTGCCAAGTGTTTCAGTGACAT ATTTCAGAATTTTTCTGACAGCCGTGAAATATGGGAAGAAATAGAATCTATAACCGCGTGTTTGAGGTCTGATAAACCGGATGCTGATTGCGAGTTGTTGTGTCAAATGTTCCAGCACATTCCTCAAGAACTACAGCACAGGTTGTTGATAATGACAGCCGATCACAGTGAAGATACTATGGAAcattgtaaattattgttattattgttaagaaGATTTCCACAAACGATTCCGACTCATGGG cctCGACTTGTAGAAACATTACTGACAGCAGAGAAACACAGTCACCCAGGACAAGCTGTCAATGGATTCAGGCATCTTCTAGCTTGTGACGCACTTCCACTATTAGGTGGAGCACCTGTTGAATTAAACCCACGGTTGAGTTTGCGATTGCTCTGCAAAGCGATTGAATTTTATCTGGCTTACATTCAACAGCCGCTAGATTCACAGATCCAGCAGCCCTGGGACAGATTGTTCCAGGTGATGGATGTCATGGGCACTAAACTTGGCTGGGAGTTGGCCAGTATCTTCGCGACTCCCTGGAATCAAGAAGTCTACTGCGAGAGACTTCAGCAATACATAAAAACTCATACAAATACTTTGAATGATGAGCCGACGATTAAACAATTGTCGATTTGTACAGTTGTTGTGTTAATTAGGATTTTAAATGGacattttagtaaaattaaaaatgacgaCGTGCCTTATTGTCTTGTTGAAGCATTCACGGAGCCGTTTCCTTCTACTG agactaaaataaaaaaacgaaaaagagAAGAAAGCCCAGGAATTATTTTAACGAGCGATGGAGAATATGACGGACAAGGATTGACATCAGCAGTGATGCTCTGGGATATTTTACACAGTACTGAGTATATGCAGCGAGAAATAGCTAAACTCAGTCAACAAATGCACCTCGAAACCTGGATAAATCCATTTTTGACAGACGTCGCCATGTACAAGGGCCTACATCATGATTTACTAACGAGATTTTCTCAAGAAAACACCGGAAGTCTGGCAATGCACTTGCGCTTAGCGAGTACTTACTACTGTATTAAAGACTACGGG gCCATGTTGGACTATATTGTACTGATTGCAAGCTCACTGCCACAAGTACGCGGGAAAGTATCTAATAAATTGACAATTTCAAGTTTGAGGCACTTGCATTATTTACCACTTGCTGAATTACCGATTCTTCAGTACTGCTGCAAATTACTTTTAGCTGGTATTaag aatAAACTGACGGTGGTAGGCGACACCGGAGACTGGGCTATAGGGAATGCTCTGGTACTGATGCAAATAGACTGGCCTCAAGAATCAAACCTTCTGAGTACAATCACCGAGAGAATTCAAGCAAATAAAGCTTTCCAGTACCCTTTGTTCCTCgaatatattataaacatCGATATCCTAGAGGAGCTGACGTACTTGTGGACAGAACACGGCGGCGGAATTTCACTAGACATCGCGATCGGTTCTGAAGTACTGCAAAATCGCAGGATAACTACTAGAGGTGCTGACAAGGGAGTGCGTGAAGAAGTCAAACAGGCGATGAGACGTCAAGCTGCCCGAGACTCTGTAGATTCAATTACTGATTTGATACAaagatttattgttaatgaaaaagttgctCTGTTACACAGTTTAatgatgaaataa
- the LOC103571110 gene encoding uncharacterized protein LOC103571110 isoform X1 produces the protein MSNLCCVSLTIAARIIAALGLSISILMINVVMSAFFVKNEPDDFYSTIKTWTILGLHWTQYIKNFKLCNEVQAVFFSFLSYAFLLLISCTLLAFATIVRKPNCALPWMYLQIISIADQITALVIHLTAYSNSNNTQTSPLYWHSSLSSVFLLLSTYFWMIVFSARESWLGNHIRTTVNFDNLNPTIEDNLPRDSNLPKTPSYLAQSATFFQPTSPDNLNSKANIV, from the exons atgagtaATTTGTGTTGTGTGAGTTTAACAATTGCTGCTAGAATAATTGCGGCATTGGGATTG tcaatttcAATTCTTATGATCAATGTGGTTATGAGCgcattttttgttaaaaatgaacCAGATGATTTTTACTCGACAATCAAAACTTGGACTATATTAGGACTACACTGGACacagtatattaaaaattttaaattatgtaatgaag ttcaagctgttttttttagttttctaagTTACGcatttctattattaatatcttgtACATTACTCGCGTTCGCAACAATAGTa AGAAAACCAAACTGTGCGTTACCATGGATgtatttacaaattatcagTATAGCCGATCAAATAACAGCTTTGGTAATTCATTTAACAGCTTATTCGAATTCTAATAATACCCAGACATCACCTTTATACTGGCATTCTTCATTATCCAGTGTCTTTCTCT taCTATCAACTTACTTTTGGATGATTGTTTTCTCAGCTCGCGAAAGCTGGCTAGGAAATCATATTCGTACGACAGTTaattttgacaatttaaaTCCGACAATAGAAGATAATTTACCGCGTGATTCAAATTTACCAAAGACTCCGTCATATCTGGCACAAAGTGCAACGTTTTTTCAACCGACTTCTCCGGATAATCTTAACTCGAAAGCCAAcatagtataa
- the LOC103571161 gene encoding probable ATP-dependent RNA helicase CG8611 has product MTGGNMSIVLNVSGLSEKSQVSKVTKNKNLNKDSVKTDKKLKNSNEDSSNKSNKRVKQKSLAAIVAQNKNRAKLAATNVESSKKLSGILKNSKDKDKESKDSELVSFVKPSTTGLKTILAKPKVDNKSGKSLVDIYNKKYDDKSNFNLLINSTVTDKSQEEKNKSFEVKSFDKNSDKNNYGDRKNLNDKSKFKNNSGHEKKPDRERVYNNKPSGKISSLFGNNPEIPKIGQRLVKPVNEPVFSKVTFTELGLHPYAVSNLEQNMKIVHATTVQQKAIPKIFTGNDILIRSQTGSGKTLTYALPIVESLHKIRPKLSRNDGLKALVVVPTRELALQTYECFLKLIKPYTWIVPGYLVGGEKRKAEKARLRRGCTILVATPGRLLDHIKHTEALKMNDVKCLVLDEADRMLDMGYEKDISEIVSALNVSQPDDNTGYDPMKMLRQNTIKKFDDGIEQDNEPAVEEKNQEEEEKEEEEDSQEYHSATDSDNDSEESPIKQKKVKKISDKNKSEKSDSEENKSPSVKNGRQTILLSATLTSAVEKLAGLTMTNPMFIDAAEDNLKNSSGNMSDINEDLIVPQSVTQSYVVIPPKLKMVTLSAAIVGLCKRAGQHKILVFMATQDMVDYYTNILSSVLTKLDDEDDEDSDPLVDVEFYKLHGNMTQKERTEVFKTFRQSRTGVLLSTDVAARGLDLPKVDSVIQYTGPLSARDYVHRIGRTARAGTAGTAIIFLTPPEIEFVRMLESRKIRIKQEDMDDILLRLMGPLSRQNTVQEAATNLQNKFENFVLNDSKLHAAACKAYASWMRFYTSYPRDMRDIFDRKTLHLGHYAKSFALRDPPQRIGSVNKQFREKNPEKPVHNNRLSNERTERIKQQKQSKEHGLGASALKRSRMLNISEYGDGLAPLKKSKK; this is encoded by the exons ATGACCGGTGGAAATATGAGTATTGTGTTAAATGTTTCTGGCTTGTCAGAAAAGTCCCAAGTATCGAAG gtaacgaaaaataaaaatttaaataaagattcAGTTAAAACTgacaagaaattaaaaaattcaaatgaagattcgagtaataaaagtaataaaagagtaaaacaaaaatcattggCGGCAATTGTTGCTCAGAATAAAAACCGGGCTAAACTTGCAGCCACCAATGTGGAgtctagtaaaaaattaagtgggattttaaaaaatagtaaagacAAAGATAAAGAGAGTAAGGATAGTGAGCTCGTATCTTTTGTTAAACCATCGACAACGGgtttgaaaacaattttagCTAAACCGAAAGTTGACAATAAATCTGGGAAATCTTTggttgatatttataataaaaaatatgatgataaatctaattttaatttgttaataaattcaacTGTTACTGATAAGTCgcaagaagaaaaaaacaagAGTTTTGAAGTGAAAAGTTTTGATAAAAActcggataaaaataattatggcgatagaaaaaatttaaatgataaatcaaagtttaaaaataatagtggGCATGAAAAAAAACCTGATAGAGAAcgagtttataataataaaccgtCTGGAAAAATATCATCGCTGTTTGGAAATAATCCAGAGATTCCGAAAATTGGACAGAGACTTGTTAAGCCGGTTAATGAACCAGTTTTTAGTAAAGTCACATTTACTGAACTTGGTCTTCATCCATATGCA gTGTCAAATTTAgaacaaaatatgaaaatagtTCACGCGACAACAGTCCAGCAAAAAGCgattcctaaaatttttaccgGAAATGATATCTTAATTAGATCACAAACGGGTTCTGGTAAAACTCTGACCTACGCGCTGCCAATTGTTGAGTCGTTGCATAAAATAAGACCAAAATTATCAAGGAATGACGGATTGAAAGCTTTGGTTGTTGTACCGACTCGTGAATTAGCTCTGCAGACTTACGAGTGCTTTTTGAAACTCATTAAG ccTTACACGTGGATTGTCCCGGGATATTTAGTCGGTGGAGAAAAGCGGAAAGCTGAGAAAGCTAGATTGAGACGTGGATGTACTATTTTAGTAGCGACACCAGGTAGATTATTGGATCATATAAAGCACACCGAAGCCTTGAAAATGAATGATGTCAAGTGTTTGGTGTTGGATGAAGCTGATCGCATGCTCGACATGGGTTACGAAAAAGATATATCAGA AATTGTATCTGCATTAAATGTATCGCAGCCAGACGATAATACTGGATATGATCCGATGAAAATGTTGCGTCAGAACACCATTAAAAAGTTTGATGATGGAATTGAGCAAGACAATGAACCCGcggtagaagaaaaaaatcaagaagaagaagaaaaagaagaagaagaagatagTCAAGAGTATCATTCAGCAACAGACAGTGATAATGATTCTGAAGAATCTCcaattaaacagaaaaaagttaaaaaaataagtgacaaaaataaatcagaGAAAAGTGAtagtgaagaaaataaaagtccAAGTGTTAAAAATGGCAGACAGACAATTTTATTGTCAGCAACTTTGACAAGTGCCGTTGAAAAACTCGCTGGTCTTACGATGACGAACCCGATGTTTATCGATGCCGCtgaagacaatttaaaaaattcatctgGAAATATGTCTGATATCAATGAAGATTTGATTGTACCCCAAAGTGTCACTCAGAGTTACGTTGTTATCCcgccaaaattaaaaatggttaCGCTGAGTGCTGCCATTGTCGGTCTTTGtaag cgCGCAGGTCAACACAAAATTTTAGTCTTCATGGCTACGCAAGACATGGTCGATTATTACACAAATATTTTGTCTTCAGTACTCACTAAACTGGACGATGAAGACGACGAAGACTCAGATCCTCTCGTAGatgttgaattttataaattacacggTAACATGACGCAAAAAGAAAGAACGGAAGTCTTTAAGACTTTTAGACAGTCTCGTACCGGAGTTCTTCTCAGCACG GATGTGGCAGCTCGTGGCTTAGATTTGCCGAAAGTAGACAGTGTAATTCAGTACACTGGACCTCTATCAGCGCGCGATTATGTCCATCGGATCGGACGTACGGCTCGCGCAGGTACCGCAGGGACggcaattatttttctgacgCCGCCGGAAATAGAATTTGTCCGCATGCTAGAGTCACGTAAGATACGTATCAAACAAGAGGACATGGATGACATATTGCTAAGGCTGATGGGGCCCCTGTCCCGACAAAACACCGTCCAAGAAGCCGCCACAAATCTACAGAATAAATTTGAGAATTTCGTGTTGAATGACAGTAAGCTACACGCCGCGGCTTGCAAGG cttATGCGTCTTGGATGCGTTTCTACACGAGCTATCCCCGGGATATGCGGGATATCTTCGACCGTAAAACCCTTCACTTGGGTCACTATGCCAAGAGTTTCGCTCTGAGAGATCCGCCTCAGCGAATAGGTTCCGTCAACAAACAGTTTCGGGAAAAAAATCCAGAGAAGCCGGTTCACAACAACAGATTGTCTAATGAGAG AACTGAGAGAATAAAGCAGCAAAAACAATCCAAGGAACATGGACTCGGTGCCAGCGCATTGAAACGCTCGCGGATGCTAAATATTTCCGAGTACGGAGATGGATTAGCGCCGCTGAAAAAGTCTAAAAAATGA